The window ATTCCATATCCTCTAAAAGAGCTATCTCCAATCTGCAAATCTTCACAGACAACTAACAATAGATCCGCCTTAAATTCTGATGAATACCACTTACAATCCTTACCTTGTCGTCTTTTCCGCCTTCATTGCGGTGCTGGCTTCTTATACAGCGCTTGAGCTTTCCAGTCGAGTCACTTTTGCCCGAGGATTGACTCGTAAATTCTGGCTAATGGGGGGAGCCATCGCTATGGGCACTGGGATTTGGGCGATGCATTTTATTGCCATGCTGGCTTTTTCCATCCCACTATTCATTAGTTATAATCTGGGGATTGTTTTCGTTTCACTGATTGCCGCTATTTTGGCATCTGCACAGGCTCTATTTATCATCGGTCGTCCGAAGCCAAGTTTAGTGGTTTTATTCGCCGGTAGCAGCATCATGGGGATTGGTATTGCCTTAATGCATTATACAGGTATGGCTGCCATGCAAATGCCTGCGATGGTGCATTACAACCCCAGTCTATTTTTGCTTTCGGTTGTGATTGCGATCGCCGTATCGTTCGTGGCTTTAAAACTCTCGATTCAATTTCGGGAAGAGGCTTGGGTGGGGCGTCGATGGTTAAAACTTGCTACCGCGTGCATTATGGGTGGGGCGGTGCTTTCAATGCATTACACAGGAATGGCAGCAGCCATGTTCAAACCCGATGTTTCCAAGTTAGTTCAAGCGGCGGGTTTAGATAATTTATCGCTGGCTTATATTGTCTGCCTTTTCACTCTTCTAATCCTGAGTTTAACCCTGGCTACTATTTATATCAATTCTGGGTCTAAAACTTTGCTGGATTAATTGCCTCTCCGGAAAGTGGAGATGACGGTTGAAACTGTAAATAGACGCCGATGATTGAAGATTACGATAGCCCTAGGAGAGAATCTCTTGCTTAAGTCCACTCCACTGCTTCAGAACACTTCAGCCACTGGCCTGGTCAAGCTTTGGGCACAGCGCTATGTCCCCGATTTATCAATTTTCTCTGCAAATCAAGGTCAATTCAATATCTCTGAGGTGATTCAAGCGGCATCGCTAGAGGGGCGAACTCAAACCGTTGCTAAGCTTCAGCGTCTACTTCAAACCAGTTGCGAGTTAGCGGGTATCAAAACGAATATCCTGTTTTCTTACATTCCCAATGTCGTCAATCTATCGGAGGCTGGAAACATCGCCCGGTCAGCCGTGCGAGTGTATGAGAAGGTACTGGAGATTTATCAGCAGCAGTCGCTACCAATCGTGGCACAAGATGTCCAACCCCAGACAGGGGAAGCTCTGCCTCCATGGGTGAGGCAGGCGATAGAGCTACCCGATATTCAACAGTTGGCTCTGCAACTGGAACCTGAATTACTTCAACTTCAGGAACAACATCTATTGACTCAGGATCAGCGCAGTCGTGGCTTTCTCTCCACCCACTTTCACTTAAGTACCAAGCAAGTTCTCAATCGACTCACCCTATCGGAGCAAGTCTTGCTTAGCCCCTACTTCAAGTTTATTGAAGAGCAAGTTTGCATTCCGTGGCAGCGAGTGTGCGCTGCTGCGGCAAAGCATCCACCGGATTCCCCGACTCTGGCACTCGTGGAACAACTACTACCACAGACTGAAGAAATCGCGTTAACCGTCTACCACCGAGCTGTGGAATTGTACCCCCATTATCGAAGCTATCGGGGAAGCCTGAGCGAATCTGGGGTTACCGCCTCTATCCTGCGTGATTTGAATATGTTCCAAGGCTATCTCTGGCTGTGTGTACTGGAAAAGAGTCTGGATGCAGTGGAACAGGAATTGCTGCCTTTGTGCCAGATGGTTTTTCCCAGTGTGGAGGTCAAAGGAGAATTTGTTGAATCGATATTGCAGTTGTTATTTGAGACGATTCTAACCCGTGTGGATTTTGACCAAACACTTTGGGTAACGTCCTATACTTTGGCGATACAGCAGATATTTAGTAATTTTGAGACCAAGGTGAAATAAGCAGAGTTCCAAGTGCATTCTAGGAGTCGATTGATTTAGACTCCCTATAGCCTTTCTCAATCGAGGGGAATACAGATTATTTTTAGAGACAATTTATGTATTGCCCTTATAAGGTTTGGTTGCTTTAAATCGGGTCAGTTATTTCTGCCCAATTCCTAACAATCTTTATTGTACCCGTTGCAAGGATGCCTTTGTTGGGTCGAGAATCTTCTGACCAATACCAGAAAATTTAACAGCAATGCTGATTTTATTCCCCGAACCAAAAACATGGGTGACTTCGCCTGTACCAAAAGTGTCATGAATCAGTAACTCGCCAACCGTCCATTCTTGAGATTGTTTAATTGAGCGTTTGGAGGTTTGCCGATTCAGTTGAGTTGAAGATTGCAGGTTGTTTTCTGAAGCTTCAACCTTCGACTTTTTAACTTTCACTAAAGTGCTGCTGACGAGTTCTTTGGGTAATTCCTCAAGAAACTGCGATCGCACAGCGGGTTCTCGATTCCCATACAGGCGTCTCTCACGGGCGTGGGAGAGAAATAGCTGTTCCTGAGCGCGAGTAATCCCCACATAACAAAGGCGGCGTTCTTCTTCCAAAGAAGCTGGGTCATCCATTGAGCGATAATTGGGAAATAGCCCTTGTTCTAACCCTACCAAAAAGACAACCGGAAATTCTAACCCTTTAGCCGAGTGAAGAGTCATTAAAGAGACAGATTTTTGCCCATCTTTTAAATCATCCAAGTCAGAAGCCAGAGAAGCATTTGCCAAAAAACCTTCTAAACTGGTATCTTCATTTTCTTCCTGAAATTGGAGAACCGCGTTATAAAGTTCCGATACGTTTTCCAGTCGATTTTCGGCTTCATCAGTCCCCTGTTTTTTCAAGTCGTCAATATAACCCGACTCTTCCATAATTCCCTTAACAATTTCTGCCGCCGAAAGATGCTCGACTTGCTGCTGCCAACGCTGTATGATTTCGGCAAAGCTGTTGACACCCTTCGCTGAACGTCCGGCTAAAGTATTTACTGAAGTTTGGTCGCTGAGAATTTCCCACAACGATATATTCAATTCTTGAGCCGCTCCCATGAGTCGGTCAATTGTCGCTTGACCGATGCCCCGTCGAGGGGTGTTAATAATACGGAGGAGACTGACGGTATCATCAGGGTTGGCGATCGCTCTTAAATAAGCCAGAGAATCTTTAATTTCTTTGCGATCATAGAACTTCAACCCACCCACAATAATGTAAGGAACTTTACCTCTTAGAGCATCTTCAAAGGGTCGAGATTGGGCATTGGTGCGGTAAAGAATGGCAAAATTTCCCCAGTTGAGTTCTGGGTACTGTTGCTCCATTCGTCGGATTTGATTGACCACAAAATGCGCTTCTTCTACTTCATCATCTGCTTTATGAACATAAATCTGTTCCCCTAATCCGCGTGTAGGTCTTAGGACTTTATCAATGCGCTGGGTATTATTTTCAATCAGGGAATTAGCCGCTTGGAGAATGTTTTCCCTGGAACGATAATTTTCTTCCAATTTCACCATCGTGCGGGTATCTTCATCGGGTAATCCATCTCCAAAATTTTGCTGAAATTCCAATAATATGGTAAAATCAGCCATTCTAAAGGAATAGATAGATTGATCAGCGTCACCCACGACAAAGATTGAGCGGTCTTGCCAATTCCATGCACTTTTCTGTGTCTCTCCATTCGTGCTTAATAGGCGAATTAAGTCATATTGAATCCGGTTTGTATCTTGGTATTCATCCACCAAAATATGACGGAATTGCTGATGCCAATAGCCCAAGACGGTTTCATTTTGCTGAAAGAGTTTAACGGGGACTAAAATCAAGTCATCAAAGTCGAGGGCGTTATTGCTCGCGAGTTGATTTTGGTAATGGCGGTAGACTTCGGCAATCACTCGTCCTTTATAGCCAGAGTGTTCTTTCTCAGCATCTAGGGGAGATAAGCCCTGATTTTTGGCATTACTGATGGCGTAGCGGACTTTGCGGGGGTCAAATTTTTTGTCATCCAAGTTTAATTGTTTGGTGACAATATTTTTCACCAGACTTTGAGCATCGGATTCATCAAAGATGGAGAAGTTACGGTTCCACTGATGTTTTTGCTCGTCTTGATATTTATTGATATCGAGGCGGAGAATCCGAGCAAAGAGGCTGTGGAAGGTACCAACCCACAACGGTTTAATATATTTTTTGTAGACGCGCGATCGCAACTGAGTTTGTTCTTCTTCGGGCAGTAATTCCAGACGTTGCCCATGTTTGCGTTGCGCCATCTGCTGGGCAAAAATCGTTTCAATCCGGGTTTTCATCTCCCGTGCCGCTTTGTTGGTGAAGGTTACCGCCAGGATGTTTTCCGGATCGACTTTGTGGGTGAGAATCAGATTGGCGATGCGATAGGTTAATGCCCTCGTCTTACCAGAACCCGCGCCAGCAACCACCAGCAAGGGGCCGCAGAAATGTTCGACGGCGCGACGTTGAGAGGGGTTGAGGTGGCTGAGGAAGTCAGGGGTTGCAGTCATGGCTGGATTGACCAAGGAAGTCTATTCTAGTCAAGGGTATCGTATCTTTGCAGAAGACTGTCAGACTGAAGGGAGATTACCGACTGTATCACCCAAAAAGCGATCGCTTTACTCACTGGTAAACAAATTTCACAAGCTTACAAACAGCCATCAGCTTAAAAGCGATCGCCAGTTAGAGCCAGTTGCTATCGCTATTAGCTATTAGCGGCTAGTGTTTGATACGGGTAACCCGATGAGAGTTGCGTCTGAACGCCCATAGTTTGCGCTTCGCTGAATCGATGAGCGGCATATTCCATCACCATTGGTGGGGTGAAGAAACAACCAGCCTTTTTATCAATCAATGAACGTTCCTCCAATGAATTTAGTGCTTCTAGCAGTTTTTGTGGAGATAGAGGAGGTGAGAGATATTCGCGCAGTTGAGAAAATGAAGTGGGGTGGCGATGTATAGCCATCCATTTGATAATGGCTTTTTCTGCATCTGATAATCGCTCAAATTGTTGTTCTAAAAGATTACAGATGTTGCCAAAAATGGCTGTATTCTGTTTTAAGAATTCAGAAACATTACCATCAAATAATTTGTGAATCGTCGTAGAGACGATTTTCAACACCAATGGATTGCCTGCATAGTATTCTATGAGCTGATTCCACTCGGCTAGCGTTCCCCGGAAGGCACCTTTTGTTCTAAATATTTCTTGTCCTGCTTCTAGTTGCAATCCCTTCACTTGTAGGATGCGAACCGATAAGGATTCTCCTTCCAGTAGCCCAATTTCTTTCGGCTTTTCTCGACTCATTAATATTAAGCAACTTTGATGACGTGCTTCTCCCACTCTTTTGAAAAGTTCACCATAAGCCTCATAACCTTGGCGATAGTGCCCAAGGGAATAGTTGCATGACTCTTTAGACTGATTACATCCTTGTAGAATAGATTCGATATTATCAAATAACAGTAGACAACGGCGGACTCGTAAATAATGAATGAGTTGGGAAACTCTAGCATATACTGTGTCTGATAAATCGGTTTCCTTTGCATTTGAGAGGAATCGAATTAACTGAGCGAGGATGTCTTGAATGGGAGGAGCATGGCGTAGACTTCGCCAAATTAAAAACTCGAATTTATCCTGAATCTGTTCTGCTAACTGTACCGATAGAGCCGTCTTACCCATGCCACCTATGCCTAATATTGTTACTAATCGGCAGCGCTCCTCTACAATCCATTGCGTCAAATTTGCTAGTTCTTTTGTGCGTCCATAAAAAATACCCGACTCCGGTGCTTCACCCCAATCTGGTAAGGCTTGATCCATTGTACCTCCTTGCGCTTCAACAGACTCCAACTGAATCGTAGGCAGGTCATAATCACTTTGTTCCAGCAATAAATTAAACGCTCTGAAGCAGCGATCCAGAGTTCGTTTATCAACGCCAGTTTCACCAGTAAATACTCTCATTAGGGTATCTGGATCTAAGCCAGTACGAATATTTAATTCTTCCAGGGTATAGCGTCTTTCATTGTTGTCGTGACGTTCCGCCTCCGACTTTGCTGTCTGAAGTTTTTTTAATCCTTGGGGTGTGAGAACTACACCACGTCTACGTCTCTTTTTTTGTGAATGCATTTGGGTTCATCTCGTAGTTAGGTAAATACACAAGTGGGGTACGTTCTTGCCAAAATCTTTTAGAAAACAGGCAAGATGCCTACCGTACTAGATCAGGTTTTACAGAATTGGAATACACGCTGCTTAGTGATTAAGCATCAAAAACCAAACTCTAACCCAAGTACAACAAAATAAGAAGAACAAGGGTTTTTAAAAAAGAGTACTTTGCACAGCCCAAGGGAACACTTTATCTAGGATAAGAAATAAGGCATCGCACTAATTCTAGCGTGTATAGGCATAAAACCTAGTTAATTCGCGAGGCATTCCAATCTATGAATAATAGTTGTATACCTTTGAATTTAACTCAATAAACACATGCCCAAGTAGATACACTTTTAGCAGGGACTATGGAATTTTGTAACTAAGTACTGAACTCCATGCCGAATATTCTACAGCAAGATTTTTTGATTTAAAACACATTATAAATGAAATGTTTTATATGCATTTTTTCCCGATATTAAGGGTAATTAAGACTTAAGTCTAACCAAAGAAAATAGCTAGAGGCTTTATGGAGTAAGAGTTAGATGGATTTAATGAGATGAATAATTAAATTCGGAGCTTAACTACCCAAACTTCGGTTGCGGCAACTCAAGGCAAGGTGTAAAACTAAATTCTAGATAAATATTTCATGTTTTCTATACTCAATGCCGCCAAATATAGTTGCGTTCACTTGCAGTAATTACAAGGCTTTTATCTTCTAAATAATCAGCTTTACACGAAAAATATCAATTTATACTTATGGATAATTAATCCTGTATCACTTCCATAAATAGCTTTTTATTTAATCAGTTACATTCTTCTTTGTATTTCCTGGAGAACTCAAATGACTATTATTGACTTTTTCGCATTTGCTTTGCTTGCTTCATGGGCTGCGATGATTTGGGGATCGTTGCAAAAGGTTGATGGAGACAAGGTAAAAGGGTATAAAAAAGTGAATGAAGAGTTGTGGGTAGAAACTAAAGTTTCAGGTGACAAAAAACCCAGGTTTCCAGACTTATGGGAACCTGTAATACCACCCAAAAAGTAATTTATACGAAGTTGTATTCAAGGGGATAATCTGCTGCTTGTTTGTTCAAGAGCAGAGGCAATTCCCCTGAACTCACGCTCAAGGCTTTAATAGCAATTACCCACTGACATTAATCATAGAGAGGGCAAATATTGCTCTAGAAATTAGCCAGCGATTAATCCCTCCAAACCAAACTGGCTCTATCCAGAGGCGATCGCACATTATAGGAAGCTGCGTTCAAACGGCATAAGCTGTTCAGCCTTTGAATCACTTATTCGGATTCGCTGTCAAGATTCAGGCGTAAGGGTTTGGCATTTTAGTCGTACCCAGTTTAGATGCCTAACAGCTTAGATCAGAAACAGCAGGGGAACTCTCGAAGCAGGGCAGCGGAGGAACAAGTCTGCTATCTTTGACTACAATTAGCCATTAAAATAAACAGCAACAGCATCATTTTCCAAGCATCCACTACCATAGAAGCATCCGCAATGGCGACACAACAGGTGAAAAGCCATGTCCGAAACTACCCTAGCAGCACCCGATATCCAACTCCCCCCCACACAGGCAGAGCTGCCCTATGATGATGGTATCCCCATGGAAAGTGCACGGCATAAAGCCCAAATGGACTTGCTGATTGATGCCCTAATTCCTTGGTTGGAACAACGGGAAGATGGGTTTTTCGGCGGCAATATGTTTGTCTATTACAGTCTGGCGCAGGTACGAAACAAAGACTTTAAAGGGCCAGACTTTTTTGCCGTGCTAGGAGTCCCCAAAGGTGAACGAAAAAGTTGGGTCGTTTGGGAAGAAGGAAAAGCACCGGATGTAGTAATTGAGTTGCTTTCTGAAAGTACTGCCGCCGCCGATAAAAACAACAAAAAGCTGATTTATCAAAATCAAATGCGCGTACCAGACTATTTTTGGTATGACCCCTTTAACCCGGATGATTGGGCCGGTTTCTCAATTCAACAAGGCCGTTATCAACCCATCACACCCAATGCTCAAAATCAGTTAGTGAGTCAATCATTAGGACTAGCATTGCAGCGTTGGCAGGGAAATTACAAAGGCATTGATGCGACTTGGTTACGCTGGGCAACCTGGGAAGGAGAATTGCTGACAACACCTGAAGAAAAGGAGCGACAACGAGCAGAGCAAGAGCGACAACGAGCAGACAAGGCAGAAGGGCAATTGCTACAAACGGCACTCAACTTACTTGACGCTGGAATGACAAGAGAACAGGTAGCTCAATTAACAGGTTTGACTTTATCTGAAATAGAACAATTGATAACAAATTCTGAGAAGTAATGCATCAAAAAAAATACGACTGGTTATACCCATTGGGTTTTAGTTTTATACCTATTCTCTGATAGCTCCCCCCTTAACAAGCCGGAGCTTTAGGGAGGAGCTGGGGGGGAATCGAAACTCCTAAATGCTGTATTCCATTGCAGGCTCTTGTTTAGACCCGTGAGGCGGACGCTCGGTTGCACCTGGAATTTCCTGGCGAGTGAGCAAATCAAATACATGGTCGCCAATGGCAGCTTTTACATCATCTTCTAACTCATGAACCACATCTCGATTCAGTTGAAATGCATAATTAGCTTCGTCTACAATTCGTTGAATTGTTTCCTCATCAACGGATAAAGAATTCAACGCCTGACGATACTTCTCTTTAAATGCGCGTTTGGCTTCTATAGTGGGAATTTGCTCAAATTCATGCAATCCCGTACCCTGATCGGGAGGTAATTTCAAGGCCGATCGCACAATATTTTTCAACGCTTGTCCCCCAGACAAATCACCCATATAGCGAGTGTAAGCGTGAGCAATCAGCAACGCCGGGTCGGTATTAGCAATTTCATGTATGCGATTAACATAAACCTGACCGGCGGGTAATGGTGTAATCTGTTCGGGCCAGTTGTCGCCATAGTAAAATGCCAAGTCTTTTTCCAGATTCGAGGTGCGGTTAAGTTCAGCAAAATACATCGACCCAATTACTGGATGAGTCTGGTGCCGTTGAAGCTCTTCTTCCAGCGCACTATAGACCAAATAAAGATTGAAAAGCAACTTACGGAATGGCTCTCGTTCAACAATCCCTTTGAGGAAACACTTCATGTAAGCAGTATTCTCTGCGGCGGTGTGAGACTGTTTCGTACCTTCTCGCAGGCGATTGGCTAGATCGTGGCTCATGTCAAATTACCTCATTCCTAAGAAATGGTTGTCTTGGCAATACCTGTTTGGGCAGTGGGCAGTGCAATCATGGAGCAGGTACGCTTCAGACAACCGAAAGACTCATTGAATACTTTATGGCGATTAAATGATTAAAAGAATGAGAGTTTTCATAACTTAACAAAATTCTCGGTAAATGAACGTCTGTTAACTTTTCTAATGAAGGGTCTGTTCAAGAAGCGACAATTACTATAACTTAATAGTTATTGAGTTTACGAGGAGCGAACACGATGGTTAATTCTCCGCCCAAGCCTACTGTGGACTTATCGGCAGCCAAGACAAAGGCTATCAAGGAAAACATCCTCACCCCCCGGTTTTACACAACGGACTTTGACACGGCGGCAGAGATGGATTTGTCTGCCCAGGATACTGAGTTGCAGGCGATGCTGGCAGAAATGCGGGCAGACTACAACCGCCATCACTTCGTGCGGGATGAGTCGTTCAATCAATCTTGGGATCACATTACTGGAGAAGCGCGACAGGCATTTATCGATTATCTAGAACGCTCCTGCGTGTCCGAGTTTTCCGGCTTTTTGCTGTTTAAAGAACTCTCTCGCAAAGTAAAGGATCGCAGTCCTCTACTGGCTGAAATGTTTAACCTAATGGCACGGGATGAAGCCCGCCATGCAGGTTTCCTCAACAAAGCGATGGGGGATTTTGGCTGTACGATGGATTTGGCTTTTCTGACTAAGAATCGGGTTTATACATTCTTCCCGATTGAGTGGGTACTTTACACGGTCTATTTGTCAGAGAAGATTGGCTACTGGCGTTACATTATTATTTATCGTCATCTGGAAAAGCATCCTGAGAATCAGTTCTATCCCTTGTTCCGCTACTTTGAAAGCTGGTGTCAGGATGAAAATCGACATGGGGATATCTTTAAAGCATTGTTGCGATCGCAACCCAAACTCTGGCAGACTTGGCAATCTAAGTTGTGGAGTCGCTTTTTCCTGCTGACTGTCTTTGCTACTCATACGCTAACCGTTCACGAACGGACTGGCTTTTATAAGGTATTGGGAATCGATCCCACTGAGTTTGATGCTGAAGTGATTCGCAAGACGAATGAGACATCACTCCGCGCCTTCCCGTCCGTTCTCGACACGGAACATCCAGACTTTTTCCGTCGCTTACATCGTTGTTCCGATCTGAATTGGAAGATGAGTGAAATTGATCGCACTCAACCCAAGTGGGTGAAGGCATTACGTAAGTTACCGTACCAACTTAGAATTGTCGGTCATCTCCTGCGGATTTATCTGACTAAAGGAATTGATGCCGAAGCGCTGCGGGAAACTGTGCGTTAGTTGAGCAAAGGGCGATCGCTGTTGTGAAGTGGGGGAGAAGGGGCAATCGCTTTATCCAAAGTCATTGACAACTATCTTTTTGCTCTTGAGTGGGAAACGGGTAATATCTCCTCAAGCCATCGAGCAATCAATAAAATGGTTCTTGGACTGCTGCGTGGTGTTTTTCTAGGTACTGCCTTGGTACTCCCAAGTAGAAAACTTTACCCTTATTTAACTTTGATAAAGGATGCCATGCTCACTCTTGTAAACTTGTCGCAGTCCTT of the Allocoleopsis franciscana PCC 7113 genome contains:
- a CDS encoding Uma2 family endonuclease codes for the protein MSETTLAAPDIQLPPTQAELPYDDGIPMESARHKAQMDLLIDALIPWLEQREDGFFGGNMFVYYSLAQVRNKDFKGPDFFAVLGVPKGERKSWVVWEEGKAPDVVIELLSESTAAADKNNKKLIYQNQMRVPDYFWYDPFNPDDWAGFSIQQGRYQPITPNAQNQLVSQSLGLALQRWQGNYKGIDATWLRWATWEGELLTTPEEKERQRAEQERQRADKAEGQLLQTALNLLDAGMTREQVAQLTGLTLSEIEQLITNSEK
- a CDS encoding MHYT domain-containing protein encodes the protein MNTTYNPYLVVFSAFIAVLASYTALELSSRVTFARGLTRKFWLMGGAIAMGTGIWAMHFIAMLAFSIPLFISYNLGIVFVSLIAAILASAQALFIIGRPKPSLVVLFAGSSIMGIGIALMHYTGMAAMQMPAMVHYNPSLFLLSVVIAIAVSFVALKLSIQFREEAWVGRRWLKLATACIMGGAVLSMHYTGMAAAMFKPDVSKLVQAAGLDNLSLAYIVCLFTLLILSLTLATIYINSGSKTLLD
- a CDS encoding NB-ARC domain-containing protein gives rise to the protein MHSQKKRRRRGVVLTPQGLKKLQTAKSEAERHDNNERRYTLEELNIRTGLDPDTLMRVFTGETGVDKRTLDRCFRAFNLLLEQSDYDLPTIQLESVEAQGGTMDQALPDWGEAPESGIFYGRTKELANLTQWIVEERCRLVTILGIGGMGKTALSVQLAEQIQDKFEFLIWRSLRHAPPIQDILAQLIRFLSNAKETDLSDTVYARVSQLIHYLRVRRCLLLFDNIESILQGCNQSKESCNYSLGHYRQGYEAYGELFKRVGEARHQSCLILMSREKPKEIGLLEGESLSVRILQVKGLQLEAGQEIFRTKGAFRGTLAEWNQLIEYYAGNPLVLKIVSTTIHKLFDGNVSEFLKQNTAIFGNICNLLEQQFERLSDAEKAIIKWMAIHRHPTSFSQLREYLSPPLSPQKLLEALNSLEERSLIDKKAGCFFTPPMVMEYAAHRFSEAQTMGVQTQLSSGYPYQTLAANS
- the pcrA gene encoding DNA helicase PcrA — translated: MTATPDFLSHLNPSQRRAVEHFCGPLLVVAGAGSGKTRALTYRIANLILTHKVDPENILAVTFTNKAAREMKTRIETIFAQQMAQRKHGQRLELLPEEEQTQLRSRVYKKYIKPLWVGTFHSLFARILRLDINKYQDEQKHQWNRNFSIFDESDAQSLVKNIVTKQLNLDDKKFDPRKVRYAISNAKNQGLSPLDAEKEHSGYKGRVIAEVYRHYQNQLASNNALDFDDLILVPVKLFQQNETVLGYWHQQFRHILVDEYQDTNRIQYDLIRLLSTNGETQKSAWNWQDRSIFVVGDADQSIYSFRMADFTILLEFQQNFGDGLPDEDTRTMVKLEENYRSRENILQAANSLIENNTQRIDKVLRPTRGLGEQIYVHKADDEVEEAHFVVNQIRRMEQQYPELNWGNFAILYRTNAQSRPFEDALRGKVPYIIVGGLKFYDRKEIKDSLAYLRAIANPDDTVSLLRIINTPRRGIGQATIDRLMGAAQELNISLWEILSDQTSVNTLAGRSAKGVNSFAEIIQRWQQQVEHLSAAEIVKGIMEESGYIDDLKKQGTDEAENRLENVSELYNAVLQFQEENEDTSLEGFLANASLASDLDDLKDGQKSVSLMTLHSAKGLEFPVVFLVGLEQGLFPNYRSMDDPASLEEERRLCYVGITRAQEQLFLSHARERRLYGNREPAVRSQFLEELPKELVSSTLVKVKKSKVEASENNLQSSTQLNRQTSKRSIKQSQEWTVGELLIHDTFGTGEVTHVFGSGNKISIAVKFSGIGQKILDPTKASLQRVQ
- a CDS encoding biliverdin-producing heme oxygenase, with translation MSHDLANRLREGTKQSHTAAENTAYMKCFLKGIVEREPFRKLLFNLYLVYSALEEELQRHQTHPVIGSMYFAELNRTSNLEKDLAFYYGDNWPEQITPLPAGQVYVNRIHEIANTDPALLIAHAYTRYMGDLSGGQALKNIVRSALKLPPDQGTGLHEFEQIPTIEAKRAFKEKYRQALNSLSVDEETIQRIVDEANYAFQLNRDVVHELEDDVKAAIGDHVFDLLTRQEIPGATERPPHGSKQEPAMEYSI
- the acsF gene encoding magnesium-protoporphyrin IX monomethyl ester (oxidative) cyclase translates to MVNSPPKPTVDLSAAKTKAIKENILTPRFYTTDFDTAAEMDLSAQDTELQAMLAEMRADYNRHHFVRDESFNQSWDHITGEARQAFIDYLERSCVSEFSGFLLFKELSRKVKDRSPLLAEMFNLMARDEARHAGFLNKAMGDFGCTMDLAFLTKNRVYTFFPIEWVLYTVYLSEKIGYWRYIIIYRHLEKHPENQFYPLFRYFESWCQDENRHGDIFKALLRSQPKLWQTWQSKLWSRFFLLTVFATHTLTVHERTGFYKVLGIDPTEFDAEVIRKTNETSLRAFPSVLDTEHPDFFRRLHRCSDLNWKMSEIDRTQPKWVKALRKLPYQLRIVGHLLRIYLTKGIDAEALRETVR